Part of the Phacochoerus africanus isolate WHEZ1 chromosome 8, ROS_Pafr_v1, whole genome shotgun sequence genome is shown below.
ctcagtgggtcaaggttccggcgttgccgtgagctgtggtgtaggtcgcagactcggcttggatactgcgttgctatggctctggcgtaggctggcagctgcagctccgattcgacccctagcccgggaacctccatatgctgcaggagtggcccaagaaatggcaaaaagacaaaaaaaaaaaaaaaaaaggcagtagggTGATATATTTAaagggctcaaaaaaaaaaaaaaaaaaaaaaacccgccaaCCAACTGAGACTGCATTAGCCAacaaaactatccttcaaaaatggAGAAGTTAAAACATACCCAGATCAACAAAAGCTGAGGGACTTCATTACCACTGGATCTGCTCTATAAGAAATGCTAAGGAGAGCCCTTGAAGTTGAAAATGGAACAATGCTAGATAGTAACCTGAAACCACATGAACATATAAGGCCCTCtggtaaatatacatgcacaggCAAATATAAAAAGCATTATTAATGTAGCTTTGTTTTGTAATTCCACTCTTTTCTACAcggttaaaaaaaatgattgcatAAAACAAGTTAACACTGCATGTTAATGGGTGTGCAGTGTATCAAGATGTAATTTGTCACATCAGTAACACAAAACGGGAGAGGATGCAGGTATAATGGAGTAGAATTTTCATTAAGGAGTTAAGTCAGTATCAATTTAAAAGATTGTTATGAATTTAAGAAGTTATATGTAATCCCCATGATAACTGCAAAGAAAATATCTCTAGAATCTATAAGAAAGGAACcgaaaaaaaatgtgttgctaCCGAAAAAATCAACTAAACACCAAGTAAGACAGTGATAATGGAGAAAATGAGGGACAAAAAGCCCtataagacaaaaaaggaaacaaataacaatacagtaaaaggaagcaacagtaattttttaaaatgtaaataggtTAAATACTCATCAAAAGACATAGATTTTGGCAGATTAGGGGAAAAAAGTCCTAGATTCACCCACATGCTATCTATGAGGCTGCCTTTAAATCTAAGGACATGTAAAGgttgaaaggaaaggagagaaagagacatcTCCTGCAAATACGAACCGAAAGAGAATGGAGTGACTCTACTGAcataaaaaatagactttaagtaaaaaaaaaaaaaaaaaattgcaagaacCAAAGTGTGTATTGAAGAAAAgtttatgaaaaaatagaaaatatgatagACCTATAACTAGTGAGGAAATTAAATCCATAATCAAAAACCTCCcccaaataaaagcccaggactatgtggcttcactggtaaattctacttAGCATTTAACTACTTTAACTTAGTAAAGACCATATATGAAATGCCCTCGGCAAATATCATACTCGTCCAAAAGAAGGCAGTTGGACCCATACCTTgaaccacatacaaaaattaattcaggagttcccgtcgtggctcagtggttaacgaatccgactaggaaccatgaggttgcgggttcggtccctgcccttgctcactgggttaccgatccggcgttgccgtgagctgtggtgtaggttgcagacgcggcttggatcccacgttgctgtgactctggcgtaggccagtggctacagctccgattcgacccctagcctgggaacctccatatgccgctggagcggcccaagaaaatggcaaaaagacaaaaaaaaaaattaattcaaaagggatcaaagacctagatgtaagacttaaaactataaaactcttaaaagcaaACATATGGAAAAAGTTTCATGACATATGaatttggcagtgatttcttggatgtgacaacaaaaaacacaggcagcaaaagaaaaaatagataaattggaggagttccctttgaggctcagcggttaacaaacccagctaggattcacgaggatgtaggttccatcgatccctggcctcactcagtgggttaaggatccggcgttgccgtgagctgtggtgtagatcagagatgcagcttgaatcccacgctgctgtggctgtggctgtggctgtggctgtggcccccagctacagctctgattcgacccctagcctgggaaccttcatatgttgcagatgcagcactaaaaagcaaaaaagaaaaaaaagataaattggaatcaccaaaatcaaaaattttatacATCACAGAATACCATCAACACTACCAACAGAATGAAAACAGGGTCTTGAAGAGAGGAGATATTTGCACATTCATGttcttagcagcattattcacagtagctgaAAGGCAGAAAGAATCTAGTGAAGAATGAATGGGAAACTGTTGCTTAACGGGAACAGAGTTTCCGTctgagaagatgaaaaagttctggaaaggatggttgatgatggttgtacaatagtgagaatgtgcttaatgccactgaacaaactgtacactgaaaaatgatttaaatggcTAATTCTATTTGGCATATTTGATggtaaggaattttaaaaaatcaaccaaaaatgTAATCTAATAGGGGAAAGAAGGAGTACATTGGGAAAGAGTGAGGagtaaaggggaaaagaaagggagaaggcaagcaggagggaggagcacggagagaggagaaggggacAGGTGCACACCTGACACGTGGTCACATGGCACCAAAACAGCTTTTCTGAGGGGTCTTGGAGGGAGGGGTGCCAAGTTCCTGAACACACTCCTTTCCAAGTACTGAAAGGGAGGGTTAGGGTCAGGGAGTTGAGCCTGGGTTGCTCGGGATGCGCTGGTGTTCTTATTTACCCTCACTCTGTCCAGCTTCCAGCGGCCGGGAGCTGAGGGGATGCAGTAGAAGTTTGAGAAGAGGCATCACAGAAACAGTCCTGAATATTTGGTCTCTTCCAGTTCACTAAAGCCACTGAGAAGACCCCCCAGAGCATTTACAGAAAAGAGTACGTTCCCTTCCCAGGCCATAGACCCGACCAGATCTCCAGGTGGTACAGCAAGAGGAGAGTTGAGGTAAGAGGGCTCGGGGCCCCACACTCAGGCCTGGGCTCCTCCCAGCACTCCAACAGCCAGACTCTTCCAGGCCCAGCTCCTCCTTGGGAACACAGGAGTGGTCTCGTTAATACCTTCCCCAGCCAAGGGACTGCCAGTATCATTTACCCTTATTTCCTGGATGAGCAGATGTCCCTCTAATCTCAAGCTGGTGAAGTTCCCCTTCTCCCACATCCCAGCACTTCCCTGCACCATTTCCCCCATTTCCACACTCTTCCGATAGGATACAGGCAAAGGATGTGGGGAAACAAACAGACAAAGGTAAGTGCTAAGGTGAATGTAGTCGGGCGTCACGCAAGGTACCCCAGTAGTAAGCAATGGAGATATGGACAGTGTGTGCATTGTCTATGCACAAGCTTCCCGTTCTTCTGTATGAAAAGTAAAGGACCAGTCAGCACGCTTTCACTGGTTAGAggcttgtttgtgtgtgtgtggttgtgttcCAGGCTTCCCACTTTTTCCAGGGAGGAGCAGAGCACTCAGAGCACACCTCCGACGCCCAAGACCAGGCATTCGAGACATTCATTAAATTACATGAGAGGTGCGTCGGAAGTGCAGAGATCCTGGCTTTTGCAGCAAGAGGAGAGAGAGCCTCCTCCTGTATCAGTCCTTGTGGGTACTGCTTACCAGGCTCAGCTTGAGGAGAGTAAGCTTGTAGGTGCTCTTCCACGGGCAGCACAGCTGAGCCATGTCCCTTCTATGCTTTGGGTGTTCCCCCAAATTGCTTCTTTTTGCCAGCGCGCTGCTCATAGAGGTGATTTCTGTCCCCCCTACTCTCACCCCACATAACTCTACCTCTGCCCAAATTCTGGGTGGGTGCAGGAAGACATGGAATGAGGGATAGACATCCGTCAGGATGGAGGACTTTAGAACTGGAAGGGACCCAAGGGGTTGTCCAGCTCAGCACTCTCGTTTTCAGGTAAAAGTTGCCGGTGGGTGAGTGTCTTGTCTGAAGTCGTGTAGCATGTTGGTCAGGGTCTAGGCTGGGGGCTGCCCGACAAATCAAGAAATCAATCCAGGAGTCTCCTCAGATTCCTCTTTATCACTCGCTGGTGTTGACTCTTCATCTTACGCATTTGGGGATTCATGTCAGGGAAAACAGTGCCACTTCTCAGTTCTGTGCTGGCATCCCTGGACCACACTGGCAACCCTGGACGGTGCTGGCATCTCTGGTTTGTGCTGGCATCTCTGGGTCACACTGGCATCCTCAGACCATGCTGATGCTCTGGGGCTGGGAACCATTAGCATCAGTGTTCAGCAAACATGCAAATGCATTTCAATACAAGGAAAGCAAAATTAGAACTCACACCCTGGGACTCCGAGGCCCCAGCCCTCAATGCATATGAGACATTTAGCCTGGCTCTCAACACACATTAGGTGCCCTTTCTTGAAGACTTTTGTTGGCCCATCACAAACCTGATGAAAGGATAACCTTAGTTAAAATGAAGATACCTCCTCTGACATGCACAAAACATAGAACCAATCAATTGGATATTTGTTCCTAGGGACTCTGTTCAAATAGTCTGTTTGTGTGCAGAGGACCCTGGGCACAGCAGCACTTCCGCACGCTGCCTCTGTTCTGCCACCTCTTCTGTGTGTTGCATCCTGTGCTTCCCTCCTGGGatggctttcctttcttctcaccCCACTTCaaccttctccttttttttttttttttttttgcttgtatttagggccatacccatggcataagaagttaccaggctaggggtcaaatcagggtcaaatcaaagctattcctatcggcctatatcacagctcaccgcaatgcaggatcccctgacccacggagcgaggccagggatcaagcctgcatcctcatggatactagttggattcatttccgctgcaccacaacaggaactcctcccttcttAAGCAAACGCTGCATCTACTCTTCAAATTGACCATGGGTAGATGGGGTTTTTCATCCCCTAGGCAGGTGTGTTAGTCCTGCTTTTTATTGTCTGTATTTTATGCTACTTTGATGTTGTAGGGGCCTTGCTAATCCTGGAGAGCCTGCCCATGGCAGGGCTAGCTAATTCCTAGGGACAATAAATAACTCATCCACCATCATCCCTCTCGGATGCACACCAACCAGTCGAGAGCCCATTCTTCCAACCACCTCCTTTATCTCCCATACTAGGCCAACATTCTCCTGCCCTAAGTCACTCCAGGCCCAGGTACCAATGACCAGAGACAGTCTGTGATCCAGAGACTGCTGAAAGTGTTCAAACGGTGCAGCCCTACACTTCTCAAACTTGCCTACCCTACCTTGTCCACGCCTTTGTTGGAAAGCACAACGAAGGTTCAGGGACACTCTCTCTTTCCATTCCTGCCTCCTGATGGACCCTGGGGCTTCCCCTGTGGCCCTGTGTGATGTGGCCTGCCTCCTTCTCTTGGGCATTGTCAGTAACACACTCTTCTTCCAAGGGCTGTCGGCTTACCATTCCTGATCAAAACCCAAATCCTGTGTACACGGTCAAGACAGCAGAGCTGTGCCCCAAACCAAGAGAAACAGCAAGAAAATCCCTCTTGGCCTCTCTTTTTTCCCTGCTGTGTTGCCTCCTCAGAACATCCTGTGGTTGATGGGAACCCCTCCAACTTGCTTTCCCTGACCTTGGAAATACACTCCGGACACCCGGTGATGTGGCTTTTGGGAACCCTTCTTGATATCCGTGCCCATCCCCCTCGTCTCCCTCCAGCATTGTGATCTGACTGATCTATAGGACTGCCACTTGAAATATTGGGTGCAGTCAGTGTTTGGGGGCCAGAGCAGACACAGATCTCCCCGTCCTGCTCCAGACAAGAGGGCGAGCATGGAAATCCACATTATCCTCCCCTGTAAATCAGCCCAGTCCCCTAGGACTCCCTTCCAGCGCCAAAAgattttcttaggaaaaacaCTGAATCAGGCAAACGTCCCAGAGTCAGGAGAACTCAACTTTCTTCTCCCTGTAAATAACTCCCCACCAAAGAAATCACTCCCTGAGCTTCCAGCTGGGGGAGCCATAAATCCTTTGCAGGGGAAGGCAATTTATGGAGCGTTCTCTGACTCTTCCCACAGTAATGGATTGAAATAGACAGTGCAGATGTCGGGCTCCGTATTCAGCCCCCTTCACTTGCCATGGAAACAGGCACTTGGATGGATGAGACTTGAGACAAATCAAGGGAGGTAATGACAGCACACGAGGGCATGCAGTGAGGTGGCTTGGACTCTTCCTGTTCCACTGGGTGTCCTGGCTGTCATTCTAATGTGTCCCCATAGCTCATTCTAGGAATGAGTTGagttggtgtaggctgggggccgCTCATACAGAGCGGGAACTGACTGCAGCTGAGCTGGGAGGTGGGTCAGGGTAAGACTGATCAGCATGTCTCCCATTGGCTGAGGCAGTTGCACCCCCATGGAGACCCCCAGTGGAGACCCCCTCTCCATCAGCACCATAGACCTCCATGGGGAGCAGTTTCTGCCTCCATCCACAGCCAGGTAGATGCCTGGCTCGGGCCGCTGACATGTGCACTGTGTTTGTCCTTGCAGGGGCTCCCGTACAAACACCTGATCACCCACCACCAGGAGCCCTCGCACCACCATCTGATCAGCACCTATGATGACCATTACAACCGGCACAACTATAACCCGGGCCTACCCCTCCTCCGCACGTGGAATAAAcataagttgctgtggctcccagAGAAAGCCGACTTCCCCCTGCTTGGTATTTTTATAATCCCTCATTGCCCCCTGCCTTGGGCTCTAAGGGATCCATAACCACAAAGGGCTGAGATTGGCCTGCCTTATGCGGGAGGACCCATGCAGGTGACCCTGGCCGCAGCTCAACATGAGAATGAGAAGATAGGGGAAGAGCCCTATTTGCCCTCCAGGCCACCTGCCCTCTCCCTGTGACACTGGAGGATGTCGCTGTGTGACGAAGCCCTCACCTGCAGCAGGGTGTTTACCTGGAGCACAGGTGATGGGGAGAACATCACGCACGCTCACAACAGTCATCCATTCCATAAATACTGAGTATTGCCCTATTGCAGCACCTggagccatagcagcgacaaaGAGGGAGGAATTCCTTCTCTCAGAGAGTTGACATcccagggggaggggacacagagaAAACCCCATTAATGAATAACATAACCAAAGATCCAGTAAATACCATCATGCTGAACTGGGGTATGTGGGATGAAGTAAAGAAAATGGGTGATGGAGAGAAAGTGAAGTGGGTATGTTGAATCTCCTTTAGGATAATTTTCTGGAGGAGAGAGCAGAGTTGGGAAAGAGGGGGCCATGCAGGAATTGGCAGGGAGAGCATTCCAGAGGAGGTGATGGCGAGTGAAAAAGCTGCAAGGCAGGGGTGGAGGAAGTCCACATAGGGGCTCATTGGCCAAGAGAAGGAATGTGGATTTTGTTCTTCCTGCAGTAACAAGACTGATCAGATTTACCAGGAGCGTGCCTTGATCTGAGGTACATTTCACACTAGTCCCCATCCTTTGCATCTTGTGACAGTTCTACCCTTTAGTGCAAAGGGACACGTGGCAGAGAGTGAGCTGCTTGTCACAATGCGTGACTTTTGCAAGGGTTTCTCAGGAGATGGTTCTCACAAGCTCACTGTTCCTGGTCCTTGGGTCAGACAGTTAGGTGCCTGAGAGCTGATGCGGCCACCCTCAGTCAGGTCATGGGGCTGACTTGTCAAGGCCTCTGGCAGTGCCTGGTCCCTCCTGGAGTACATAGGGAGCAGCAGCACCCTGAGGCATCAGGGCCCGGCAAAACCAAAACTCTCCTGAAGCCTCTCTCCCTCCAGTGCCCTGCCTGCTCAGCTCCCTGGTACAGCGGCCCGGGAGGCCCTCCagggccctgcctccctctgtctAGTCGAGGCTGGCCTGCTCCTCGAAGCCCTGTTCACCCAGACCCTGGTTTGTCTTGCAGCTCCGCCTACAAACTACGGACTCTATGAGCGCTTGAAGCAGCGATGGCTCCCACCACCCGAGGCCACCCTGAGGGAAAGCATGTACACTTGCTCCTACCCCAGACCACCGTCAGGTGCTATGTCCCGGCGGGAGCATGCGATTCCGGTGCCTCCCCCTCGCCTGCAGCCGGTCCCACGCTTCTGAGACTTGCCACCCACCCAGCACAGGGGGAATCACCTGGAGACCCACTCCAGCTGCAGAGTTTTTAACCCAGCCCATCTTGGGGGTCCTTGGGATCCCCAAACACAAATCATGATCTGTGTTTTATGGTTCCTGCACCTCCTCCCAATTCACAGATGCCTTTCTTTTCCAGCCCACAAATAAAGCCCTTTGCCACAAGGAGTGCCATGTGTGTGCAGAAGAGAGGCTTGAGCATTAGGAGAAGGTGGAAGGACCCCTGAGTTCCCGCATTTCACtcaaggggaaactgaggcccagagaagtcacATGACTCCAAGTTCTCACATCTTGGTACCCCCCTCCAGGAGGTaccatgtttgttgaatgaataactgaTAAATAAATGGGCAATAGAGGAAGGTTGTGGTAGGAGACCAAAGTGAAAGCTTGGGGTGGAGCCAGCTGACCTCCTCACACCTCCTGCAGTCCTCTGTCCATCCTACACacatccactgagccataagcaAGCCAGGCTCTGGCTTCAGAGCCTTTAGTCCAGCGGGAAAGGAATGCTAAACAAATACTGATAGGACAGCATGATGTTGGGGATGGGCTTACAGATGTGGGGAACTTGGCCAGTGGGTCATGAGGGGGATCCCTGAGAATGTTATTAAATAAATGGGTGCATGAAAGAGCAGTAGGGGGCCATGCAGACATGACCTAGTCAGGAAAGAGGACATGTAAGCTGAGGTCAGAATTCTAAGAGGGATGAGCCAGGTGTCAGAACAGGTAGAAGGGAGGATAGGGTGGCTCAGGCTGCAAGAATGGCTTGTGTCACCGCTGACTTGGGAAGAAACTTGGCAGGTTTGTTAAAGGCCCAGAACAATGCTGTATTAGCTCTTATTTGCTGCTGTCGCAAATACCACAAACTTAGTGTCTTACAAGTAACACAAGCTTGTTCCCCTACTGCTCTAGTGGTGACACGACCAGAGGGGATCCTGGGGCCCTATTCctcctggaggctctaggggtgaattatttccttgcctttccagCTTCCAGGGGGCACCTACATTCCTTAGCTCGTGGCCCCTTCCTCTACTTCCAGAGCCAGCATCAGGGTACGttcctttccctctgtctccctctacaaggacccttgtgattacatcaGCCCCCTGGATAAAACAGCACAATCCCTACCCCATATCAAAACCCTCCATCACAACCACAGAGTTCCTTTTGAATATAAATGAACGTATTCCCAGGTACCAGGGATGAGGATGTGGATCTTTTCATCTGGAGCCTGCATGCCAGGCGGGAGTTCTCTGTGCTCAACACAGGTTCCATCACTTAACCCTCAATCCCTCTAGTCCTTTCCAGGCTATTGAGAAAGTGGAGGTACAATGGCTGGGGTCGATCCCAGGACCTCTGGCTGCCCACACCTGGTCAGCACTCTGGGAGCTTACACACATGGACACACGGTCTGAAAAGTGACTGTTAACACAGCAGGGCCCAGAATTTCTTGAGCTGGATTACTAAGTGTTCAATGTCAGACTAAACTTTGCTACCAGATGAACAGCTGGGCTCCCCAACCAAAAGGAGTGGCCCAGCCAAGGGAGGATTTTCCTACCTTCTCtaaaggagagagaaggtgggAGGAATGGAGATGCTGAAGGTCTTTTTCTGGCATCCTTGTTTCACCTGGACTTTCAAAGGTAGGAGCTTCAGAATTGCTGGTGGGAGTAGCAGGAGATGGAAagagatgctttttatttttggccacacccaaggcagtTCCTAAGCAGcgagctgagccactgcagtgaaaacgaaaacacaggatccttaactcaatgcaCAAAAGGGAAGTCCCAAGAGACGCTTATCAAAACATAGATGTTGGCCCCAGGCTCTGTGTTTCTGGATCAGCGGGTCTGGGTGGAGCTGAAGAAtcacatttctaacaagttctcagggATGCTCATGCTGGGCACCACTGCAGTAGGTGGAGCTACTCCACTTTTATTTTATctgatcaatttttttctttttagggcatcacccaca
Proteins encoded:
- the CFAP107 gene encoding cilia- and flagella-associated protein 107; protein product: MQYFTEVNPQSFSTPSWKVETKYSTRVLTGNWVEERRKFTKATEKTPQSIYRKEYVPFPGHRPDQISRWYSKRRVEGLPYKHLITHHQEPSHHHLISTYDDHYNRHNYNPGLPLLRTWNKHKLLWLPEKADFPLLAPPTNYGLYERLKQRWLPPPEATLRESMYTCSYPRPPSGAMSRREHAIPVPPPRLQPVPRF